TACTGCCGCGCGGCTTTCGGTTCTGGTTGCGTGGTGTAACTGAGTGGACTCAGAGAGCGTCATAATGATGATTTGGAATAAGAGGCCCCAGGCCAATGCAATGAAAGTCCATTGAGGGACGGAGAAAACGGCAACGGTATGAACCAGTAGACCGACGATAAGCGGTACCTGTGAGAGTCCAAAGACCTTGCTCTTCACAAGAGGGTTTTTCAAGAGCTTATAACTCGACCAGCCCATCATCGTGACCATCGGGACAACCAGTAAGAATTCCAGTGGGACGTTTGCGGGAATAAGTCCAAGGGCCAGCAGTGGCAATAAACAAGCACAGACGATGCTTAACGTCCGAAGGCCTTGGGAGACTCCTGGGAGAGTTTTACTGAGGTTTAGATGCTCGCGAGTAAAGAGTGCGCCGGCAATCACCAGGGCAGTCATGGTGACTTGAATGGACGGCCCTGTAGACCATGAGAGCGCATCGGGCCAAAGAGTTTGCTGAAATAGGCCATCTATCATCGAGAAGAAGAGACCGATGGCCAGCGTGTAAGCAAAGAAGTAGAGCGTGCTTTTCTTCTTCATTCTCAAATAGAGGCCAAGGGTGAGTAGAAGCAGTGCGGCTAGAAAGCCATAGAGCAAACCTTGGGTGCGCCCTGTCGTCATTTGCCTTGGGTACAGATTGTGCTCTTTCCAGAATGTTGGAGCTATCATGACTTGGCTACTCGATTTAATTTGAAAATAAAGAATCGATTCAGTCTGAGGCGTTAGGCTTAACGCGTAAACATTGTGGTTACCGGAGAGCTGACGAAGGGTCGACATGGTAATTTCACCCGGTTTTTGCTGGTACGTACGCACATTATCGAGGAGAGGGTTTCCGAGCAGCGTAAGCCAGCTGACCCTAAAGTCTGACGGGTTCGTGACTGCCATCCGGAACCAGATGACAGAGTTGGTATAGCCTACAGATGCAACCGGTCCCGAAATAGGTCGCCACTGCTGAGTTGGCGATCGTGTCGCTATTTCTTGAGGTGATAATTCCCCCAGTGGATCCTCGAGAACCTCCAAATGGTTTCCGGTTTCGATGGAGTTGTAGCCCACATCAAGAACGAGGGGAGTTTGTCCATGTGCCATCGAAGTGACGAAAGTGGCTAAGATTACTACATAAAAGCACGATGCGAACGAAAGCTTGCCGCGCTTTTTGAGAATGTTTACGTCGTTGAGATTCACAAGGACATTAAAGCGCAATCGCTGATCCAATGCGAGCGGATGATACATACATAAGCCTACAGCGGAGGGGCTTGACCCGATTCTGTGAGCTTTCTGGCAACTCTGAGACCTGATACCCTAAAGTTGTACCGGGGATCTAAATACATGTCTGAGAACAACGAAACATCTGTTTCGCCTGAAGAGCAAGACACTCAAGAAGGTACCCGAGCGTCTGAATCTGTCATTTGCTACCACCCAAACGGAAAACTTTGTGAGCGTATCGAGTTTTCGGGCGGCGTGGCTGAGGGCTTGTGGCAAAAATGGGATCCACGAGGGCAGCTCGTTTCAGAATGCGAATGGAAGGGCGGCAGGCAACACGGCCGACAAACCCAGTGGTTTAAGAATGGCGAAAAATCGTCTGAGATAAATTGGGCCGACGGTAAAAAACACGGTAGCGAAAGTTTGTGGTCGGCGGACGGGACACCTATCCGGCGTATCGATTGGAAGCTCGGCATCATGCACGGCATTGAAACGATTTGGCATGACAATGGTCAGAAACAAACTGAGACAGCTTATGAAGATGGCGTGATGAGTGGACCCGTTCGTGCTTGGTTTCAAACGGGAATAGTGAAACTCGAGGGTGACTACCGTTCAGGCGAGCGCTTCGGCGAGTGGAGTGAGTGGTATGGTAACGGAACCAAAAAATTAACTGGAAATTATCCAGACGGTTCTTGGAGCAGCTGGTATCGAAATGGTGCCAAGGAGTCCTTAGGTGAGCGTCTTAACGGTCTTGAGCATGGTAGTTGGGGCTACTGGGACGATAAGGGAAATGCAGTAGCAGAGGGCAACTTTAAGGATGGTCAAAAGTCTGGAGGTTGGCAGCACTGGTATACCAATGGTCAACTGAAACGCGCTGGTGGGTGGAACCGCGGTCGGGAACATGGCGATTGGTCATTTTGGTACCCAAGCGGTCAGATGAAGAAATCGGGTGGCTATTACGAAGGTCAAGAAGATGGGCCCTGGTCTCACTGGTATGAGAACGGAAATAAAGCGCGTGAGGGTAAATGGTACCGCGGACGCGAAGAAGGTAAATGGCTCACTTGGTACGAGAATGGAAACGTTGAACGTGAGTATGAATACTTGCATGGAAAGTGGCATGGTCAACGGGTGCTGTATCGCGAAGATGGTCAAAAAGAATCCGAAGGATTTTTTGAAGAAGGCAAGCGCGAGGGTGTTTGGGTGGCCTATCATCCGAATGGGCAGCTAAGATCAGAAGTAGAATTCGAAAATGACCGGCAAAAGCCAGGTATGAAACTCTGGGCTGAGGATGGGCGCAAATTGCGCTAAGGAAAGGTAGGCGGGGCAGTGAGTGGTGATCCAGAAGGCAGTGAAAGAAGATTCACCAACCGTCTAGCTGTGTATTGGGAAAAGCTTAGACGAGACCGCCATGGTCTGATTCCTCTTGAAAAAGATGTCGATATTGATGCGATTGAAGACATCTGGGACCACTGCTTTATGATTGAAGTGGGAGCTCAGGGGGAGACCATTGAGGAGTTGGACTATAAATATGCCTACATGGGCGAGAGTATCATCGATGCTTACGGTGATGACTTAACAGGTAAGCAAGTTTACAACGAGCTGATTGCACTACACACACGTAAGCTACTCTTAAAGTTTTTAACGGTGGTTAAAACGGGGCAACCGCTCTCTGATGAATCACAATTTTTTAACTTAAAAGGTAATTTGATTCGCTACCGTCAGCGCTTTGTTCCCTTGGGATCTTTGTCAGAAGATATTGGTTTCATTATGGGTGTGATGACATGGCGGGCATTTAGTACTGAGGAAGAATCTGAACGTGCAGCCGGTGCCCAGAATAGAGAATCTCCATCTATCCGCGCCATGTCTGAGCTTTCTCTTACGGAGGAAGAAGCTGCAATATTCCATCCAGAAATTAGGGACTACGGATGTGACGCCGTGCCTAATATCTTTATT
The DNA window shown above is from Deltaproteobacteria bacterium and carries:
- a CDS encoding GHKL domain-containing protein, with the translated sequence MYHPLALDQRLRFNVLVNLNDVNILKKRGKLSFASCFYVVILATFVTSMAHGQTPLVLDVGYNSIETGNHLEVLEDPLGELSPQEIATRSPTQQWRPISGPVASVGYTNSVIWFRMAVTNPSDFRVSWLTLLGNPLLDNVRTYQQKPGEITMSTLRQLSGNHNVYALSLTPQTESILYFQIKSSSQVMIAPTFWKEHNLYPRQMTTGRTQGLLYGFLAALLLLTLGLYLRMKKKSTLYFFAYTLAIGLFFSMIDGLFQQTLWPDALSWSTGPSIQVTMTALVIAGALFTREHLNLSKTLPGVSQGLRTLSIVCACLLPLLALGLIPANVPLEFLLVVPMVTMMGWSSYKLLKNPLVKSKVFGLSQVPLIVGLLVHTVAVFSVPQWTFIALAWGLLFQIIIMTLSESTQLHHATRTESRAAVDALAVQRKAADYLFAEVARRTRDLKRKTREAEQAKSEAQQNLEDLRQTQTQLVQAEKMSSLGQLVAGVAHEINNPVNFVQNCFAGIIQAVERLEDTLDDILPDGESGEQAKALFEPDFDKITELSGHHEMGTVRINSIVKSLTSFARLDEAEFKVGNVNAIVDQTLIILSNRLKQVKTERDLQKCPDIHCMPSQLGQVVMNLVTNALDACLAVREASSTIITVSTQTVDEHIHIRVGDNGPGISEKVKETLFDPFVTTKEVGKGTGMGLAISYNIIRDHQGRIDVESSPAGTTFCIVLPIKQVKTAKEPENAEN
- a CDS encoding toxin-antitoxin system YwqK family antitoxin, whose protein sequence is MSENNETSVSPEEQDTQEGTRASESVICYHPNGKLCERIEFSGGVAEGLWQKWDPRGQLVSECEWKGGRQHGRQTQWFKNGEKSSEINWADGKKHGSESLWSADGTPIRRIDWKLGIMHGIETIWHDNGQKQTETAYEDGVMSGPVRAWFQTGIVKLEGDYRSGERFGEWSEWYGNGTKKLTGNYPDGSWSSWYRNGAKESLGERLNGLEHGSWGYWDDKGNAVAEGNFKDGQKSGGWQHWYTNGQLKRAGGWNRGREHGDWSFWYPSGQMKKSGGYYEGQEDGPWSHWYENGNKAREGKWYRGREEGKWLTWYENGNVEREYEYLHGKWHGQRVLYREDGQKESEGFFEEGKREGVWVAYHPNGQLRSEVEFENDRQKPGMKLWAEDGRKLR
- a CDS encoding PAS domain-containing protein — translated: MSGDPEGSERRFTNRLAVYWEKLRRDRHGLIPLEKDVDIDAIEDIWDHCFMIEVGAQGETIEELDYKYAYMGESIIDAYGDDLTGKQVYNELIALHTRKLLLKFLTVVKTGQPLSDESQFFNLKGNLIRYRQRFVPLGSLSEDIGFIMGVMTWRAFSTEEESERAAGAQNRESPSIRAMSELSLTEEEAAIFHPEIRDYGCDAVPNIFIWKPAGDEPVCYNLDIRIGSTCSENAELFQVMVVSPEYIRDPDSREVLEKGGRFLVVPNYSWDACESLLNHLVEKISGASWEEVKQSLTQHFDVG